A genomic window from Nicotiana sylvestris chromosome 11, ASM39365v2, whole genome shotgun sequence includes:
- the LOC104212315 gene encoding glutamate--glyoxylate aminotransferase 2-like: MSSKPLDYENLNENVKKCQYAVRGELYLRASQLQKEGKKIIFTNVGNPHALGQKPLTFPRQVIALCQAPFLLDDPNVGLLFPADAIARAKHYLSLNSGGLGAYSDSRGIPGVRKEIADFIERRDGYPSDPELIFLTDGASKGIMQILHTIIRGPNDGVLVPVPQYPLYSATISLYGGSLVPYYLEEAADWGLDINDLRQSIGQAQQNGITVRAMVIINPGNPTGQCLSEANVKQILQFCYQENLVLLGDEVYQQNIYQDEHPFISARKVLMDMDPPISKELQLVSFHTVSKGYWGECGQRGGYFEMTNIPPKSVEEIYKVASISLSPNVPAQIFLGLMANPPKPGDISYDQFVRESKGILESLRRRAHIMTGGFNSCRNVLCNFTEGAMYSFPQIQLPRGAIDAAKKLGKAPDVFYCLKLLEATGISTVPGSGFGQKEGVFHLRTTILPAEEDMPSIMASFKKFNDDFMKQYE, translated from the exons ATGTCGTCTAAGCCGTTGGACTATGAGAATCTGAATGAAAATGTGAAGAAGTGTCAGTATGCCGTCAGAGGTGAGCTCTACCTTCGAGCTTCTCAACTTCAGAAGGAAGGAAAGAAG ATTATATTCACAAATGTAGGCAACCCTCATGCCCTTGGACAGAAGCCGCTGACATTTCCACGCCAG GTTATTGCTCTGTGCCAAGCTCCATTTTTACTGGACGATCCTAATGTTGGACTCTTATTCCCTGCTGATGCAATTGCAAGGGCTAAACATTATCTTTCATTGAATTCTGGAGGACTAG GCGCTTATAGTGACTCCCGTGGCATTCCCGGTGTAAGGAAAGAAATTGCAGATTTCATTGAGAGACGTGATGGATATCCAAG TGATCCAGAACTCATATTTCTCACAGACGGTGCCAGCAAAGGAATAATGCAGATCTTACATACCATCATTCGGGGGCCCAACGATGGG GTATTGGTCCCGGTTCCACAATATCCACTATACTCCGCTACAATATCATTGTATGGGGGTTCTCTTGTTCCATACTATCTTGAAGAGGCTGCAGACTGGGGTCTTGATATCAATGACCTTCGGCAATCTATTGGACAAGCCCAACAGAACGGAATAACT GTACGCGCAATGGTGATTATAAACCCTGGAAATCCTACTGGACAATGTCTTAGTGAAGCAAATGTTAAACAAATATTACAATTCTGTTACCAAGAAAATTTGGTATTACTTGGAGACGAAGTCTATCAGCAAAATATTTACCAAGATGAGCATCCTTTCATAAGTGCAAGAAAG GTTTTAATGGATATGGATCCACCCATAAGCAAGGAGCTTCAGCTCGTTTCATTTCATACGGTCTCTAAAGGTTATTGGGGTGAATGTGGACAGCGTGGTGGATACTTTGAGATGACCAACATTCCTCccaag TCTGTCGAAGAGATATACAAGGTTGCTTCGATATCGCTCAGTCCAAATGTACCTGCACAGATATTT TTGGGATTAATGGCAAACCCCCCTAAGCCTGGAGATATCTCGTATGATCAATTTGTCAGAGAAAG CAAAGGCATCCTTGAGTCACTAAGGAGGAGGGCACATATAATGACCGGTGGTTTCAATAGCTGCAGAAATGTTCTTTGTAACTTCACAGAAG GTGCTATGTATTCCTTCCCACAAATACAATTACCTCGTGGGGCGATAGACGCTGCAAAGAAGCTCGGGAAAGCTCCTGATGTTTTCTATTGTCTCAAGCTGTTGGAAGCAACAGGCATCTCTACTGTCCCGGGTTCAGGGTTTGGTCAAAAGGAAGG GGTGTTCCACCTAAGAACAACTATCTTGCCGGCTGAAGAAGACATGCCTTCAATAATGGCTAGTTTCAAAAAGTTCAATGATGATTTCATGAAGCAATATGAATAG